A stretch of the Desulfuromonas sp. TF genome encodes the following:
- a CDS encoding mechanosensitive ion channel family protein → MNPEDGNLFGQEIETLQKIIDVVTEFVINYSFQIIGALIILVIGVRLSGWLARLVLRLCEKRSIDITLSRFFASSTKLIIMVFVVIVVIGKFGISIAPFIAALGALVFGASFAIQGPLSNYGAGLTLILTRPFVVGNTITVQEVSGVVEEIRLAATILTTEDGEVLTIPNKHIVGEILRNSFENKVIETCVGISYQDDPERAISVLRGVLEGYAEICKDPAPQVGIEAFADSAINIGLRYWVPTKQYYTLLYQVNLGIHKALADAGISIPFPQRDVHLISPAKG, encoded by the coding sequence ATGAACCCTGAGGATGGGAATCTGTTTGGCCAGGAAATAGAAACCCTGCAGAAGATCATTGACGTAGTGACGGAGTTTGTCATCAATTACAGCTTTCAGATCATCGGGGCGCTGATTATCCTGGTCATCGGAGTGAGGCTGTCCGGTTGGCTCGCTCGATTGGTCTTGCGTCTCTGTGAAAAACGCAGCATCGACATAACCCTGTCCAGGTTTTTCGCCAGCAGCACCAAGCTGATTATCATGGTGTTCGTCGTTATCGTGGTCATCGGAAAGTTTGGTATCTCGATCGCTCCGTTCATAGCCGCGTTAGGCGCCCTGGTGTTTGGCGCCAGTTTTGCGATTCAGGGACCTCTGTCAAATTACGGGGCCGGACTTACGCTGATACTCACGCGACCCTTTGTCGTGGGCAATACCATCACCGTCCAGGAGGTCAGCGGTGTCGTCGAGGAAATACGACTGGCGGCCACGATTCTGACCACCGAGGATGGCGAAGTGCTGACCATCCCCAATAAGCACATCGTAGGAGAAATTCTCCGGAATTCTTTTGAAAACAAAGTGATCGAAACATGCGTCGGCATTTCCTACCAGGACGATCCGGAACGTGCGATTTCGGTCCTGCGGGGGGTTCTGGAGGGATATGCGGAGATTTGCAAGGATCCGGCGCCCCAGGTGGGGATTGAAGCTTTTGCCGATTCGGCCATCAACATCGGGCTGCGCTACTGGGTCCCCACCAAGCAGTATTACACCCTTCTGTACCAAGTGAACCTGGGTATTCACAAAGCCCTGGCCGATGCCGGAATCAGTATTCCATTTCCGCAAAGGGATGTGCATCTGATATCGCCCGCAAAAGGTTGA
- a CDS encoding P-loop NTPase, with protein MSEVAPHPTTASSAAPRILAIAGGKGGVGKSVIVANLALALARRGRRCTLIDLDLGGANLHTLLGMNNPERSLSDLFRRKVATLPEVVVDTPFPNLGLISGSRALLEMANPKHALKLKVLRQMFRLEVDYVLLDLGAGSHFNVLDFFLAAHEPLLVVAPTPLSVENAYHFLKAVYLRKFRQALRQFSRSERMEAELRARVARGLRSPRHLMEILEEIAPEARQGVTERMRTLKPGLVLNQVKERGELEVGPKMSTVCRHYFDLDLAYRGAILNDDLVYRAMQNRQPVCNLYPESPFALSINGIAEQLLDRKEVEYV; from the coding sequence ATGAGCGAAGTCGCTCCCCATCCCACCACTGCAAGCTCAGCCGCACCCCGCATCCTCGCCATCGCCGGCGGCAAGGGCGGCGTGGGCAAGTCGGTGATCGTTGCGAACCTGGCCCTCGCCCTGGCCCGCCGCGGCCGTCGCTGCACACTGATCGACCTCGATCTGGGCGGCGCCAACCTGCACACCCTGCTCGGAATGAACAACCCCGAACGCAGCCTGTCAGACTTGTTCCGGCGCAAAGTGGCCACCCTTCCGGAGGTGGTGGTCGACACCCCGTTCCCCAACCTCGGGTTGATCAGCGGCTCGCGGGCGCTGCTGGAGATGGCGAACCCCAAGCACGCCCTGAAACTGAAGGTGCTGCGCCAGATGTTCAGGCTCGAGGTCGATTATGTCCTGCTCGATCTCGGCGCCGGCTCCCACTTCAACGTTCTCGATTTTTTCCTGGCCGCCCATGAGCCCCTGCTGGTCGTGGCGCCGACCCCGCTTTCGGTGGAGAACGCCTATCATTTTCTCAAGGCGGTCTACCTCCGGAAGTTCAGGCAGGCGCTGCGGCAATTCTCCCGCAGCGAACGGATGGAGGCTGAATTGCGCGCCCGGGTTGCGCGAGGGCTCCGTTCGCCGCGGCATCTTATGGAGATCCTGGAGGAGATCGCGCCCGAGGCCCGTCAGGGGGTGACGGAGCGGATGCGGACCCTGAAGCCCGGGCTGGTGCTGAACCAGGTGAAGGAACGGGGGGAGTTGGAGGTCGGCCCCAAGATGAGTACCGTATGCCGCCACTATTTTGACCTCGACCTGGCCTACCGGGGAGCGATCCTCAATGACGACCTGGTCTACCGTGCGATGCAGAACAGGCAGCCCGTCTGCAATCTTTACCCGGAGAGCCCCTTCGCCTTGAGCATCAACGGAATAGCGGAGCAACTGCTCGATCGAAAGGAGGTGGAATATGTCTGA
- a CDS encoding RodZ family helix-turn-helix domain-containing protein → MSDGGLMDAYHCLGLKPTSDLSTVEKAYRHMKALYSEETLATYELFEEDERTRLLEEVENAFNRLSAAAGELLRLPQAPRIVSEPMLPLDDSTPPAAYLRLARENRGMTLKEIAQQTKIGTRYLAMIEEESYELLPAPVYLRGFVFDYARTVGVPAPEEVARRYLDRCRETLAEQD, encoded by the coding sequence ATGTCTGACGGCGGGTTGATGGACGCTTATCACTGCCTGGGGTTGAAGCCGACCTCGGACCTATCGACGGTGGAAAAGGCCTATCGCCATATGAAGGCGCTCTACAGCGAAGAGACCCTGGCCACCTACGAGCTCTTTGAGGAGGACGAGCGCACCCGCCTGCTCGAAGAGGTGGAAAACGCCTTCAACCGGCTCAGCGCCGCCGCCGGGGAACTGCTTCGACTGCCGCAGGCCCCCCGCATCGTCTCCGAACCAATGCTGCCGCTGGACGATTCCACTCCTCCGGCGGCCTATCTGCGCCTGGCCCGAGAAAACCGTGGGATGACCCTGAAGGAGATCGCTCAACAGACCAAGATCGGCACCCGGTACCTGGCCATGATCGAGGAAGAAAGCTATGAATTGTTGCCTGCGCCGGTCTATCTGCGCGGCTTCGTCTTCGACTACGCCCGTACCGTGGGCGTACCCGCTCCCGAGGAGGTGGCCAGGCGCTATCTCGATCGTTGCCGGGAGACGCTCGCTGAGCAGGACTAA
- a CDS encoding PHP domain-containing protein: MNKYVDLHLHSTCSDGTHAPAEVVRMAARAGLSAVALADHDNLDGIDEAMAAGRELGVEVLSAVELSVLWGEYEDIHLLGYGFDHHDREMEKAFREFRDFRENRNEHIVARVNEKLEQEGREPIDFAEVLARAGGTVGRPHIAQALIEKGHASDKDEAFRNYLVPCNLQKRFFPIDEAIAMVHRAGGVAVLAHPPFITSDRKVFESLLDAFVPLGLDGVEAYNNGADNNDIDWYITQARRRGLIVTGGSDYHGDEGGQIVIGGSRGNLKIPYSCVEEIRQALARRGGSI, translated from the coding sequence ATGAATAAATACGTCGATTTACATCTGCACAGCACCTGCTCCGATGGGACCCACGCTCCGGCCGAAGTGGTGCGCATGGCTGCGCGGGCGGGGCTTTCCGCCGTTGCTCTTGCCGACCACGACAACCTCGACGGCATCGACGAGGCGATGGCCGCGGGGAGGGAGCTGGGAGTCGAGGTCCTGTCGGCGGTAGAACTCTCCGTCCTGTGGGGAGAGTACGAGGACATCCACCTGCTCGGCTACGGCTTCGACCACCATGACCGCGAGATGGAGAAAGCGTTCAGGGAGTTCCGGGATTTTCGCGAGAACCGCAACGAGCATATCGTCGCCAGGGTGAACGAGAAGCTGGAGCAGGAAGGGCGGGAGCCCATCGACTTCGCCGAGGTTCTGGCCAGGGCGGGCGGAACGGTGGGGCGGCCGCACATCGCCCAGGCCCTGATCGAAAAGGGACACGCGTCCGACAAGGACGAGGCCTTCCGCAACTACCTGGTCCCCTGCAACCTCCAGAAACGCTTCTTCCCCATCGACGAGGCCATCGCCATGGTTCATCGCGCCGGCGGCGTGGCGGTCCTGGCGCATCCTCCCTTCATCACTTCCGACCGCAAGGTCTTCGAATCTCTTCTGGACGCCTTCGTCCCCCTGGGCCTCGACGGCGTGGAGGCGTACAACAACGGCGCCGACAACAACGACATCGACTGGTACATCACCCAGGCCCGCCGCCGCGGCCTTATCGTCACCGGCGGCTCCGACTACCACGGGGACGAGGGGGGGCAGATCGTCATCGGCGGGTCGAGGGGGAACCTGAAGATCCCCTATAGCTGCGTCGAGGAGATCCGGCAGGCGCTGGCGAGGAGGGGAGGGTCCATTTAG